DNA from Lactobacillus sp. ESL0791:
GCATTATCCTTAGTAATAATTGAATACTTGGAAATTTCTGCCGGAAACATTGCCAGAGAAACCCGACGCAGTTTTTGCACAAATGGAAAAATAAAGACAAAACCGGCTTTAACCGTCCTTGAGTATTTGCCCAATGTTTCGACCAATCCCTCATTGTTTTGCGGAACGACCCGAAAGCCCAGCGCCATGAAAACAATTAACAAAATTATGATTATTAATGGTAAGATCATAAAATAGTCCTTTCTTAAATAAAATCATATGATTAGACTAATTATATGACTTTTTCTTCTTTTTGCTAGTTTTATTTTCGGTTAATTGGTTATTTTGCACTGATTCCGGAACCTGAGTAATCTCTTCGTTTCTGTCCTGCAGCTCGCTCGCATCGGTCTTATATAGAGAAGTGGTTGAGCCGTGTTTTTTTGAATATAAAGATGTCGAATTTTTACCGAGTTTGTCTTCAATCTGCAACATTTGCTGGTAATTGTCTAGGTAGTTAAATTGTGAAGGATTAACGGGTGTGAAGCCAATAGGTGTGTAAAATCTTAGCAGATTATGGTTGTTAAGAAGGTCAGAATATTTCAGCGATTTCCGGCTGATTTTAGTTAAGTGGCCGATTTCTTTCTTTTCCTTAAGTGTAAAGTTGACAATCTGCTTGCCATTCTTGCGGTTATAGACACTGCCTTTGGTTCCTTGGCTGCCGACAATCACGTATTTTTTGCTGACGACGGTGCCATTGCGAAAAACAAGCCATGGCTGGTAGTGCGGTGACAGCAAGTTTTGTCCAAACTGCAGGTAGTTTTCATTTGGGATTCCCAACAAATTCAGCAGGGTTGGCAGAACATCAATTTCGCCAGCTACCTCGTGTTTGATTTGCCCTTTGAGGTTGGCGGCGTGCAGCATGAAGGGCACACGCTGCATCTGCACGTTGTTATACGTATTCCAGGTGTCCGAACTTTCACCGACAATTGGCGCCAGCGTTTGATTATCCGAATTGCTTAGGCCGTAATGATCGCCGTAAATAACCACCAGTGTGTTTTTATACAAACCGGATTTTTTAAGGTAAGTGAAAAATTCTTTGACGGCCTGGTCTAGGTAGTGGGCAGTTTCAAAGTAATTGTTGATTGTCTGGTTTTGCGTGTCGGTGGTTTTAAAGGTGGGGTCGGCGTCTTCCGGTTTCAGTTCAAACGGAATGTGGTTGGTGACGGTGATGAATTTAGTATAGAAAGGCTGCTGCAGGTGTTCCAAATACTTGATACTTTCCGCAAATAGCAGCTTATCTTTCAGGCCGTAACCGCTTTTATCCTCGCTGTCGCTGCTGAAATAATTTTGGTCAAAAAAGTAATTGTAACCGAAATTTTTATAGACCTCGTTTCTGTTCCAAAAGGTGCCGACATTGCCGTGAAAGACAGCCGAAGTGTAGCCGTGGTCACGCAAAATTTGTGGCGCCGCCTGGAAAGTGTTGTTGGAGCCGAGTGAGGTAAAAAGTGACCCGTCAGAGATGCCGTAAGTTCCGGTTTCGAGCATGTTTTCGGCATCGCTTGTTTTGCCGATTCCGACCTGGTGGTAAAAATTGGCAAAACTGATGGTGTGGGGATTTTTATAAAGTGAATTTAAAAACGGCGTGACTTCCTTATTATTGATTTTTAGGTTAAGCAAAAACTGCTGGAAACTTTCTAGATGAATTACGATCACGTTTTTCCCCTTTTCCTTGCCAAAATATTGCTTGCTGGCCGGAACGTGATTTTTTTGGGTAAAGCGCAGAATTTGATTCAAGTCGTCCGCGTTGGCATTTCGGGTTACCTGGCCTGTCTGGGCACTTTTGATGCCGTCATAAATGGTGTAAGTGTCAATCCCTAAATATTTGACAACGTAGGTGTGGTCAAAGGTATTGCGCAGCAGGCGCGGCCGGGATGATTCGGCCATGAAGATATTTAAGCCAAGAATAAACGCACCTAAAGAAGTAATGGTAAAAGGTGTCAGCAGGCCGTATGATTTGGGATCAATTTTTATTTTTTTACTGATTAACAGGGCGATAATAACGACCAAATCAAGCCAGATGAGGCAGTCAGACAACTGCAGCAGGGAAACGGCACTCTTGCCTAGGCCCGGTGCCACCTTGCCGACATTCACGATCGTTTTAACCGTGATAAAATCAGAGAACTGCCTGTAGTAAAGGACGTTAGCAAAGAGCAGGGCGCTGTTGGCAAAGTCCATTACCAGCATCATGATATAGGAAACAAGCGGCTTGGGAAAATAAAAACCAATGCCGATCAGCATAATGGCGGCGCCTAAGGGACTGATCCACATGATAATGTGCTGATAAGGATCGGAAAGGCCCAGATTAAAGTCAAAGTAGGCCACGAAGAGATATTTCAACCAAAAAAGAACGATTAATAGACTAAAAAAGCCTGTCCGTGTTTGAATAAAACTTTTAAAATTTATTTTTTTCACTAGTAATGCTCCTCTAATACAACAATTTTACTGGTTTAACGGAATTTAAACAATCTTTTGCGGGGAGTTAGTACTTTTTTAAGGTTTAATTTGGCTAAAATTGAGTATAATTTAGAGGAAACTTATGTATGGGATTTTGATTATTTAGATGCTTTTTTTAGGACCACTTTACAATTGGCTGGCACAACATTATGCTACTAAGATTAACCATTTTGCGCTGATTAAGCTGACGATGCTGGCAATTGACAAGACAATTTTTTATTTTCTTTTTTTTGCGGTGCTGCGGCTGTTGTGGCTGCTTGTTATCAGAAAAAGACGAACAATTAAGTCGGAAGCGGGGATGTGGGCCTTTGTTTTTTACCTAATTCTGCTTTTAATGTTAACGACTTTTCGCGATACCTACTTTCCTTGGCAGCTGGATTTTAATTTTACGCGGCCGCTGACGGAAATCAATCTGGTCTTTATGAAGGAAACTTGGAAACTGGTCTATGCTGAAAGTCGCATTGATTTTTTCTATAATTCCTTAGGCAATGTCCTATGTTTTCTTCCGTTTGGCTTTTTGCTGCCGCTGGTTTTCTCAAAGAAGCAGAGCTTTCTGAAGGTTGTTTTTCTGGGGATGATCCTGTCAGTATTTATTGAAGGGATGCAGTTTATTCTGGAAACAGGGATTAGTGACATTGACGACGTCTTTTTTAACACATGTGGGGCGATCCTGGGATACTTGCTATATTTGCTTTTCCGGCAAGTTAGAAAGATTTTCTAATGTTGATGAAAAGTAACTGGTATTAAGTGATTAAGATTGTTAAAATGAAATTGTGAAAAAAATAATTTTTAGTTTAGGTAGGAGCAAATTTATGAGTTTAATTAAATTTGATAGTAGCAAGTTAACGCCTTTTGTTCATGAAAATGAACTGGGCGAGATGCAAGCAATGGTCAATGCTGTTGTTACTGAACTTAAAGATGGCAGTGGTGCAGGAAGTGATTTTCTGGGCTGGCTTGATTTGCCGGTTAATTACGATAAGGATGAATTTAGCCGCATTAAAAAGGCTGCTAAGAAAATTCAGGGCGATTCTGAAGTGCTGATTTGTATTGGGATCGGTGGCTCATACCTTGGTGCCCAAGCGGCCGTTGAATTCTTGAACGGTGCGTTTTATGGCAGGAAAAAGGAAAATAATCCAACCATTGTTTTCTGTGGTAATTCACTTTCCGGTTCATATCTGTATGATTTGATTGATTGGCTGGGCGACAAGGACTTCAGTGTCAACGTCATTTCGAAATCAGGAACGACAACTGAGCCGGCTGTTGCTTTCAGAATTTTTAAGGATAAATTGATTAAAAAGTACGGCAAAGAGGAAGCAACTAAACGAATTTATGCAACCACGGATAAGGCTAAGGGCGCTTTGAAGACCGAAGCCGATGCGGAAGGTTATGAAGAGTTTGTCGTTCCGGATGATGTCGGCGGCCGTTACAGTGTTTTGTCTGCTGTGGGTTTACTGCCGATTGCTGCTTCCGGTGCCAATATTGACCAGCTGATGAAGGGGGCTGCCGATGCCCGTGCTGATTATGGCGATACGGATTTGACCAAGGCTACCCCATACCAATATGCCGCTTTGCGCAATATTTTGTATCGTAAGGGCTATACAACTGAAATTGTCGAAAACTATGAGCCAACACTGCGGATGTTTAGCGAGTGGTGTAAACAGCTGATGGGTGAATCAGAAGGTAAGGACCAGAAGGGCATTTACCCGTCAAGTGCCAATTTCTCAACCGACTTGCATTCACTAGGACAATACATTCAGGAAGGCCTGCGCGACCTATTTGAAACGGTCATCCGGGTTGAAAATCCGCGTCATGATGTGACAATTCCTGGCGACGATAAGAATTTGGATCAATTAAACTTCTTGCAGGGCAAGAGCCTGAACTATGTTAACGACCATGCTTATGAGGGTGTGGTTTTGGCTCATACCGATGGTGGCGTTCCGGTGATGACGGTTAATATTCCTGATCAAACCGAACATACCTTAGGCTACCTGATTTACTTCTTTGAGTTGGCAATTGGGGTTTCCGGCTACCTGAATGGAGTTAATCCGTTCAATCAACCGGGAGTTGAGGAATACAAGCGAAACATGTTTGGCCTGCTCAACAAGCCGGGTTATGAAAACCTGCACGATGATTTGACCAAACGTTTTGCAAAATAGAAAATGCTTGTGGCAGTTTTTTTAAAAATTTTGTTAGTATAATTAATAGCAAAGTGATTAGAAAAAGAGTAAAACACTTAATAGTTTTACTCTTTTTTCGTTTTTTAGGAGGTTTTTATGAAAGAAAAAGTGGTAACGACCAAGCATGTTTTAGCAATTATTGCCTGTGCCCTGATGGCGTTTGTTTCGATTTTGACGGAAACCAGTTTGAACGTGACGTTTCCAACGTTAATGAAACAGTTTCACATTGGTTTAGGCACGGTGCAGTGGACTACCACCGGTTACTTGCTGATGATTGCCGTGATCATGGTGGCGAGTTCGTATTTGAACGAGCGTTTTTCGGCACGGCAATTATTTTTGACGGCAGCGGTTGCTTTTATCTGTGGCTCGCTGCTGTCTGCCACTGCAACTAATTTCGGCGTTTTGCTTGCTGGCAGGCTGATTTCGGCATTTGGCGCGGGCTTCTCAATTCCGTTGATGTTCAACCTAGTGGTTGAATTGATGCCGCAGAATAAGTGGGGCTTTTATATGGGGTTGACTGGGCTCGTAGTGATTTTAGCACCATCGCTGGGCCCGACTTTTGGCGGGACAATTGTCTACTTTTGGAACTGGCAGCTGATCTTTTACCTTGTTTCGGGCTTGGCGGTTGTTATCTTGCTTTTAGGTTATTTTACAGTTGAGAAATACCATAAAGAAAAGCGCGCCGGTTTTGATTGGCGCAGTCATGTTTTGATTGCGGCAGCGATGGTGATTTTTAGCCTGACTTTCAGTGAGATTGGTCAAGGCTTAACCAATATTTGGTTCTGGCTGGGGCTTTTAGTTGCTGCACTTTTATTATTTTTATTTATTAAATCGGTCAAAAATAGTGATAAGAAGTTGTTAGACTTGGCAGTTTTTAAGAATAAAACCTTTGTTTGTGCCCTCATTTCGTATTTGCTGCTGCAGTTTATTAATATTGGCACTAGTTTTGTCCTACCGAATTTTGTGCAGATTGTCAACCACTCGTCTTCGCTGATTGGTGGTTTGATTTTGCTGCCTGGCTGTATTTTAAGCGGGATTCTTAATCCGTGGTTCGGCCATATTTATGACAAAAAAGGGCCACAGCTACCGCTTTTACTTGGCACCATTTTCTGCCTTATTGCCAGCATCTTATTTACCGTTTTTGCACGCAAATTAACCATTCCATTGGTTGTACTCTTTTACGGCATTATGATTATTGGACGGCAGCTGGCTTTTAACAACACAATGGCAGAAGCCTCAAAACTGCAACCGGAAAGCCTGCATACCGATGCAACGGCGGTCTTTCAGACGGGACAGCAGTATGCTGGCTCGATGGGAACAACGGTGATGGCGGCGATTATTTCTGCCTGGCAGAAACGCCCGGGAAATTATTCTGTTTTAACCGCTCAGGGCAGCCAGATTGCCTTTATGGTCATGATTCTTTCCAGTGTCATAATTTTGCTGAGCTATTTAAAGATGTTTCAACTGGAAAAAAAGAGCGGAATTAAATTACATTAAAAAATATTTCTCTTCATCTTTGTATTAAAAGAATTTTACTTGAAAAATTTTTTTACCTAGCCGACAAATGTAAACATTTAATAACAGCAATGCTACACGGGTGAGCTTGAGTAAACTCTATCTAGCAACAATTAAAAAACATGAAAATCGCTTTCAATAACGTAAATTACTTGTATAATAAGAGGTAGTTTAAATAAAGAAGGTCTAAAAATTGATGTGTGATAACTTGTTGATGAAGATTTTTAATGTGATTGTCTTTGCTGTGGCTGCCTACTATACTTTTACCGGCGGCATGATGATGGCAATGTATTGGATGGCCGCAGGGATGTTAATTGATGCGGTCGTTGATTTAATCTATCATTTTCTGCCTAAGCACAAGAAGTGCTAAGATGGCTTTCAATTTTGTTAATAAAGGCTTTTTGAATCTAGTTTTTGATTTGAAAAGCTTTTTTTGCAACAAAATTCAAAATAAGTATAAAATTTTGCATAATTTGGTTGCGCTTTCTTTAATTTTAAAATAAATTATATCTATAGACATAATTTTATTTTACTATTGGAGGTAAATAGATGGGTTTTTACGATGAAACAAGAGTTGAAAAGGTTGAATCAAATACACCGGGGCTGAAGTTGTCAGTTCGTACCAATTTGGCAGATTATCCGCAGGCTAACTTGATAATTGTTCACGGTTTGGCAGAATTTTCCGGCAGGTATGACCGCATTGCCAGCTATTTTGTAAAACAGGGCTATAATGTTTTCCGCTATGACCAATTAGGTCACGGAGAATCAGATGGAGAGCGGGGTTATTTGTCTTCGCCTGATGATCTTTCAGAAAACTTGACAGTAATTGTCAACTTAGTTAAAAAGCGCTACCCTAATTTGTCCCTGTTTGTTTTGGGACACAGCATGGGCGGTGAGACGGTTTTGCTGCACGCTGCTAAGCATCCGCATACCGTTGACGGCTATATTGCTACCGATCCTGCTTCCGTTTGTATTCATTCGGAACTTGGTTCAGAGATGATTGATGGTGATCCGAAAAAGCTGGTACCAAATGAATTGGGTGATGGCTTAAACACGGACCAGCGGGTAATTGATAAGTACAATGCTAGTGAAATGAACCTGCATGAAATCACAATCGGAATTTACAATAACGCAATTTACAAGGGTGCGCTCTATTTGCGCGATAATCTGCAAAACATCGTTGACCCGATTTTATTAATGCAGGGCTTGGAAGATGGGATAATTTCTTACAAGGATTCGATGGAGGTTTATCCTAAGATGTCATCAAAGGATAAGGAATTTCATGTTTACCCGTTTTTGCACCACGAGATTTTGAACGAGCCAAGCCGCAATGAAGAACTGTTTGCGGAAATTGAAGAGTGGCTCCACAAGCGGATTTATTAAGTGAATTTTTTTATCCAGAAGAAAAACGACGCGATAGTGACGTCGTTTTTTGGTGCAATATTAATTGTCGTTTTCCCTGAGAAAACTTTGAATGATTTTTTCCCGGATTGCCAAAAAGGCCAGATTGTGGCCGGTGGGATGTACGCGATTGGTCAGAAGAATTAAGCCGGATTGTTTAATTCTGTCTAAAATCATCATTGTACCGGTAAATCCTGTGTGCAAAATGATGGGATATCTGTGCCTCGGATCAAAACGCAGATCCCAGCCCCATGAACGCGGTTTTAGTGCGCGGGCGTTTTTATTATCAAATAGCTCACTCACCAAGTTTTGGCTGAAGGGCAGAATTCTTTTATCAAGGCCCAAGTAGCCCTTGCTGATTTTAATTAGGTCATTCATGGAGGAAAATAGCCCAGCAGAACCGCAATCAAATCCTAGCTGTCTGGCCTTGGGATCGTGCGCAATTCCCTGTAAAACGTTACCATTGACTAGAGCCGTGGGGATGCAGTGCTCTTTTTTAGGTGTAAAGGACGTTTGTGTGAGTCCCATCGGTTTAAAAACCTCTCTCATTGCCACTTGTTGAACCGGTTGCCGAAAAATGTTTTTAACAACTAAGCCCAAAAGAATAAAATTGGTGTCGGCATAACGCATTTTGCTTGTAAATTCGTTGGTCACGGGCAAACTGATAATGGCGTTAATTAGCTTATCATGACTTAATTGGTCACGGTGGGGAATCCAGCCGCGAATACCGCTGGTGTGGGTCAGCAGGTGAAACAGCCGCACACGTGGATCTTTAAATTCTGGGATAAACTTATCGAGCGGGTCAGTAAAATTAATTTTTCCTTGATCGTAAAGCTTTAACAAAATATTTTCGGTTGCAAGAACCTTGGTTAAGCTAGCCAAATCATATTCCGCAAATGGGCTTAATTGTGTGACTTGAGGATAAATACTGGCAAAGCCAATAGTGGAAGTGAAGGTTTGCTTTCCCCTGATAAAGGCGTAATTGACCCCGGGAACAATTCTTTCGGAGACCATTGCTTCAATTAAAGTTTGGGTTGCGGAGTAGTCAATCATTACGTATCTTCCCTCTAAATAATTACTAAGAATTATTATAACCAAAAAGGCTTGACAATTATAGCAATTTCAAGCATAATAATTACTGTTGATTTTGCCCGTTGGTCAAATGGTTAAGACGCCACCCTCTCAAGGTGGAGTTATGAGTTCAATTCTCATACGGGTGATTTTATCAATGGGATATAGCCAAATGGTAAGGCACAGGTTTCTGGTTCCTGCATGTTTCGGTTCGAGCCCGGATATCCCAATATTCATGATTTGTCTTAGTTTCAACTAGCTTAAAACGTTGATACTAAGGCATTTTTGTTTTTTGCGGTTTTTTGAAATTACATCAAATTAGGTACTTAGGTTACAACTTTTGGTGCATTCCTTTAGGGTGTTAAATTGTCTGTTTAAGTTAAATCGCCGTAAACCTTGCTGGATAACGAAACGTTATTGAGTTATTCAGTCGTGTTTTGCGACGGTATTAAAAAATCCTCTGAAAGCATTGCTACTAACAGAGGATCATTTTAATGACTGCCTAAAGTAACCAGCTTTAGGACTTTTTGAGGCTAACCCCAAATGAAAATCATTTCAATATCATTCTACAATATTTTAGGTCATTGTCAATGAATAAAATTCTGGTAAAATGACAAATGGTTACTATTCACAGCTAAATTTAGTTCACTCATTTTATAGGTGGGCTTTTTTCTTCTTTTCCGTTATAATAGTTGCTGTTTTGAG
Protein-coding regions in this window:
- a CDS encoding LTA synthase family protein, which produces MKKINFKSFIQTRTGFFSLLIVLFWLKYLFVAYFDFNLGLSDPYQHIIMWISPLGAAIMLIGIGFYFPKPLVSYIMMLVMDFANSALLFANVLYYRQFSDFITVKTIVNVGKVAPGLGKSAVSLLQLSDCLIWLDLVVIIALLISKKIKIDPKSYGLLTPFTITSLGAFILGLNIFMAESSRPRLLRNTFDHTYVVKYLGIDTYTIYDGIKSAQTGQVTRNANADDLNQILRFTQKNHVPASKQYFGKEKGKNVIVIHLESFQQFLLNLKINNKEVTPFLNSLYKNPHTISFANFYHQVGIGKTSDAENMLETGTYGISDGSLFTSLGSNNTFQAAPQILRDHGYTSAVFHGNVGTFWNRNEVYKNFGYNYFFDQNYFSSDSEDKSGYGLKDKLLFAESIKYLEHLQQPFYTKFITVTNHIPFELKPEDADPTFKTTDTQNQTINNYFETAHYLDQAVKEFFTYLKKSGLYKNTLVVIYGDHYGLSNSDNQTLAPIVGESSDTWNTYNNVQMQRVPFMLHAANLKGQIKHEVAGEIDVLPTLLNLLGIPNENYLQFGQNLLSPHYQPWLVFRNGTVVSKKYVIVGSQGTKGSVYNRKNGKQIVNFTLKEKKEIGHLTKISRKSLKYSDLLNNHNLLRFYTPIGFTPVNPSQFNYLDNYQQMLQIEDKLGKNSTSLYSKKHGSTTSLYKTDASELQDRNEEITQVPESVQNNQLTENKTSKKKKKSYN
- a CDS encoding VanZ family protein, with protein sequence MLFLGPLYNWLAQHYATKINHFALIKLTMLAIDKTIFYFLFFAVLRLLWLLVIRKRRTIKSEAGMWAFVFYLILLLMLTTFRDTYFPWQLDFNFTRPLTEINLVFMKETWKLVYAESRIDFFYNSLGNVLCFLPFGFLLPLVFSKKQSFLKVVFLGMILSVFIEGMQFILETGISDIDDVFFNTCGAILGYLLYLLFRQVRKIF
- a CDS encoding glucose-6-phosphate isomerase translates to MSLIKFDSSKLTPFVHENELGEMQAMVNAVVTELKDGSGAGSDFLGWLDLPVNYDKDEFSRIKKAAKKIQGDSEVLICIGIGGSYLGAQAAVEFLNGAFYGRKKENNPTIVFCGNSLSGSYLYDLIDWLGDKDFSVNVISKSGTTTEPAVAFRIFKDKLIKKYGKEEATKRIYATTDKAKGALKTEADAEGYEEFVVPDDVGGRYSVLSAVGLLPIAASGANIDQLMKGAADARADYGDTDLTKATPYQYAALRNILYRKGYTTEIVENYEPTLRMFSEWCKQLMGESEGKDQKGIYPSSANFSTDLHSLGQYIQEGLRDLFETVIRVENPRHDVTIPGDDKNLDQLNFLQGKSLNYVNDHAYEGVVLAHTDGGVPVMTVNIPDQTEHTLGYLIYFFELAIGVSGYLNGVNPFNQPGVEEYKRNMFGLLNKPGYENLHDDLTKRFAK
- a CDS encoding MFS transporter, giving the protein MKEKVVTTKHVLAIIACALMAFVSILTETSLNVTFPTLMKQFHIGLGTVQWTTTGYLLMIAVIMVASSYLNERFSARQLFLTAAVAFICGSLLSATATNFGVLLAGRLISAFGAGFSIPLMFNLVVELMPQNKWGFYMGLTGLVVILAPSLGPTFGGTIVYFWNWQLIFYLVSGLAVVILLLGYFTVEKYHKEKRAGFDWRSHVLIAAAMVIFSLTFSEIGQGLTNIWFWLGLLVAALLLFLFIKSVKNSDKKLLDLAVFKNKTFVCALISYLLLQFINIGTSFVLPNFVQIVNHSSSLIGGLILLPGCILSGILNPWFGHIYDKKGPQLPLLLGTIFCLIASILFTVFARKLTIPLVVLFYGIMIIGRQLAFNNTMAEASKLQPESLHTDATAVFQTGQQYAGSMGTTVMAAIISAWQKRPGNYSVLTAQGSQIAFMVMILSSVIILLSYLKMFQLEKKSGIKLH
- a CDS encoding alpha/beta hydrolase, producing MGFYDETRVEKVESNTPGLKLSVRTNLADYPQANLIIVHGLAEFSGRYDRIASYFVKQGYNVFRYDQLGHGESDGERGYLSSPDDLSENLTVIVNLVKKRYPNLSLFVLGHSMGGETVLLHAAKHPHTVDGYIATDPASVCIHSELGSEMIDGDPKKLVPNELGDGLNTDQRVIDKYNASEMNLHEITIGIYNNAIYKGALYLRDNLQNIVDPILLMQGLEDGIISYKDSMEVYPKMSSKDKEFHVYPFLHHEILNEPSRNEELFAEIEEWLHKRIY
- a CDS encoding serine hydrolase, encoding MIDYSATQTLIEAMVSERIVPGVNYAFIRGKQTFTSTIGFASIYPQVTQLSPFAEYDLASLTKVLATENILLKLYDQGKINFTDPLDKFIPEFKDPRVRLFHLLTHTSGIRGWIPHRDQLSHDKLINAIISLPVTNEFTSKMRYADTNFILLGLVVKNIFRQPVQQVAMREVFKPMGLTQTSFTPKKEHCIPTALVNGNVLQGIAHDPKARQLGFDCGSAGLFSSMNDLIKISKGYLGLDKRILPFSQNLVSELFDNKNARALKPRSWGWDLRFDPRHRYPIILHTGFTGTMMILDRIKQSGLILLTNRVHPTGHNLAFLAIREKIIQSFLRENDN